From Fretibacterium sp. OH1220_COT-178:
GCGATTTCAAACACTTGAATGTCTTTCATAATGTCTCTACTATACCACTTCTGACAATTTCGAACTCATCCTTACCCACACAGAATAACGAGGAACCAAACTTTGTCTATCGAACTGGACGTATGACGATGACCGCGCTTTGAAACCTTCCTTTGAGGGATGGAAACCGTTTCAGAGTCGTCGAACGGCAGGAGCCTTTGTGCTTTGAAACCTTCCTTTGAGGGATGGAAACTCAATGACTGAGGCGTGCTGTATTCGCGAGTGCATCCTTTGAAACCTTCCTTTGAGGGATGGAAACTCGATGGCAAGCGCAAAGAATGGCAGGCGCTGAAGGACTTTGAAACCTTCCTTTGAGGGATGGAAACTCTTCAGGTCCGCGTGCCCCAGCAATTCCCTGACGGTCTTTGAAACCTTCCTTTGAGGGATGGAAACGAAAGGGACATTTTTTGTTGTGCAATGAACGCACCGCCTTTGAAACCTTCCTTTGAGGGATGGAAACAGGAGCATATCGTCAAACCGCAGGGAAAGCCTGCATCTTTGAAACCTTCCTTTGAGGGATGGAAACGTGCTGGACGGCGCTTTATGGTTTAGCGCTGTATAGTGGCCCCCAAATAGCGAACCACGTGTAGTGTTAGAGACAGGTAAGGTCAGGATTGAAGGAAGGAGGAGAAAAAAGGAGAATAGACCTGCGAGGTGGTTCTGCCGTGAAAAACAAAGGGAATCGGTACAGTTCAAAATTGAAGGCCGAAGTTGCCCTGAGAGCCTGTCGCGAGGATCGGACGCTGGCGGAGCTCTCCTCGGAGTACGGGGTCTCCGCCATGCAGATTAGCCGCTGGAAGAAGACCCTGCTGGAACGGGCCGGAGAGCTTTTCGAGAGCAAGTCCCCCCTGGACATTGAAAAGGTCACGGATCCTCTGTACAAGGAGATTGGCCGTCTGAAGATGGATGTAGAGTGGCTTAAAAAAAAACGGGGAGGAATTGAACGCCGCTGAGAGACGCAGTTTCATAGACCCCTCCGATCCAGAGTTCAGCCTGAGACGCCAGTGCAGCCTTTTGGGCTTGAGCCGTTCCGGGTATTACCAATCGCTTTTACCGAGTCTGGAGAGTGATGCCAACGAAGAACTGATGAAGCGAATAGATCAGCAGTACACCCGAACGCCATTTTACGGGAGCCGCAGGATGACGCTTTGCCTTCAGGGGCAGGGTTACAGGGTGAACCGGAAGCGCATCGTGCGTCTGATGAGGAAGATGGGACTGGAAGGTCAGTCTCCGGGGCCGTCGACCAGCAAAGCTCAACCGGGTCACAAGGTCTATCCCTACCTGCTTCGAGGATTTGAGGTCACCTCGGTGAATCAGGTTTGGAGCACGGATATCACATATATTCCGCTACGGCAAGGTTTCATGTATTTGTCCGCCGTTATGGATTGGTATAGTCGCTATGTGCTGTCATGGGAGCTTTCGAACACGCTTTGTATCGGTTTTTGTATGAGAGCCCTGGAAAGGGCATTGAGACGCGGCAAGCCCGAGATCTTCAACACGGATCAGGGAAGTCAGTTCACGAGCAAGGAATTTACGTCAAGGCTTGAGAGTCAGTCGATTCGGATCAGCATGGACGGTCGTGGACGCGCCTTGGACAATATTTTCGTGGAGCGCCTGTGGAGGAGTCTGAAGTACGAATGCATTTATCTGAATGCGTATGAAAACGTGCCTGAATTGCTGGAAGGGCTGAGGTGTTGGTTCAGGTTTTATAACGAGGAGCGGCCTCATACGTCCTTGCCGGGAAAGGCAACGCCCCTCATGATATATGAAAAGCGCCTCATTTCTTGATTTTTGACCTTAACTCTTCTTCGATATTTTTTGGTCCTTGACATGGGGGCCACTTTACTGTGTGCCTTTGAAACCTTCCTTTGAGGGATGGAAACGGATACGCGGAGGATTGCGGAAGCTGAAGCGGCTGCGCTTTGAAACCTTCCTTTGAGGGATGGAAACGGGGTTGTTCGGAGACCAGTGGGGCGAGATGGCGGAACCTTTGAAACCTTCCTTTGAGGGATGGAAACACGGGATACGGTACACCTGGAGCGAGATCATGGAAATCTTTGAAACCTTCCTTTGAGGGATGGAAACGCAAGGACCGGTTGGCTCCGATGATCCGGGACACTCCCTTTGAAACCTTCCTTTGAGGGATGGAAACGGGTTGCCCCCCTGAAAGACGCTCGCTACGCAGTTCACCTTTGAAACCTTCCTTTGAGGGATGGAAACTGGGCCACCGTGTAGAGTTCGCCCCTGACGACCTGCCTTTGAAACCTTCCTTTGAGGGATGGAAACTCTTGGTGCAGATCACCTCACCGATCCCCGGAACCGCTTTGAAACCTTCCTTTGAGGGATGGAAACCAAAAACCTGTTTCTCTACACGAAGATGCAGAACGTCCTTTGAAACCTTCCTTTGAGGAGTGGAAACAGCACTACGTGGAGCGGTTAAACAGCGGATTCGCGAGTTTTGTACCTCCCATCGAGATGCAAGCGGGAGGTCCGCCACTTTTCTTGACGCCCTTGAACACACGGTTTGATACGCGGCTTTGTGCTATACTCGGGGCATTCTTTTTGTCTTTTGCGTCCAAAGGGGCTTGAGGTATGGATTTTTCGAGGTGCAGGGAAGCTGTGGATATTTTTCCGGTCGGGACTCGGCGTCCCGTCGTAGCGCTGATCGGACCTACGGCCATCGGCAAGACTGCGCTGAGCCTCGATCTTGCCGAGAGACTGGGGGCCGAGGTCATCTCGGTGGATTCCCGTCAGGTCTATCGCTATATGGACGTGGGGACCGATAAAATCGCCGTCTCCAAGCGCCGCAGAATTCCGCATCACGCCGTGGACGTCGTGGACCCCGATGAGGTGTTCACGGTGGCGGATTTTGTTTCTCTCGCCCTCCAAGCAGTGTCTCGGATAGGGGCACGCGGCCGGGTGCCCCTCTTCGTGGGCGGTACCCCCTTCTACTACAACGCCCTTTTTCATGCCGCCCTGAACGCTTCGCTTCCTCACGATCCCGAAGTACGCCGGCGCTACGAGGAGTTGGCCTCTCTGGAAGGGGCCGGGGCACTCCACGGCCGTCTTGCCGAGGTCGATGCGGCTACTGCGGGGCGGCTGCATCCCAACGACGTCCGCCGTGTCGTGCGTGCGCTGGAGCTCTGGACATTGACCGGGACGCCTCCCTCCCGGCTTTATGATGAGGGGAAGAAAAAGGACTCGGGACTGGACGTGCTCTATATCGGCCTGAACCGTCCGAGGCCTGAGCTGTTCGAGAGGATCGCCCTTCGCGTCCGGCAGCAATTCGCCTCGGGCTATCCCGAGGAGGTCACGTGGTTGATCGAGCATGGTTTTGATGAACGCTTCCCCTCCATGCAGGGCTTCGGGTATCGGGAACTGGCGGCCTGGTATCGCGGCAAACTGACCCTCGACGCGGCGCTTGAAGGGGATATCAGCCGAACCCGCGCATTTTGTCGCCGACAGATGACCTGGTTCGGTAAATTTAGGCCTGCCTTGTGGTATGATACATCCACTCTCTCCGCTTCAGATTTGGAGGGGCGGGTCGTGGAGGCGGCGCTGCGCCATCTCGAGGGGGCTCGCGGCGCCGAGTGAAAGGTCTGTCCGCAAGGGTTGATTTGACTTGAAGCAGATAGTGATGGCCGAACGCGCCGGATTTTGCTTTGGTGTGAAGCGGGCCGTGGACGCAATTCTGGAGGCTCTGACGGGAAACCCCGAGCGGGAGGTCTGGACGATCGGGATGCCGATCCACAACCCTCAGGAAGTTGCTCGTCTCAAGAACATGGGGTTGAGGGTGGCCGAGGAGGTCTCAGAGGTTCCCCCCGGGGTGAAGGTGCTGATCCGGGCCCACGGGGAGTCCCGGGCGGTACTCAGGGAGCTGCGGGAAAAAAATGTCTGTGTCATCGATACGACCTGTCCCTTCGTCCGTAGGGCACAGGATCTGGCGAATTCTCTGTCGGACGAGGGCTATCACATCGTTCTGCTGGGGGACCGGAACCATCCGGAAATTCGCTCGATCATGGGCTATGTTGACGGAGGGCTTGATGTTGTTGTAGACGAGGCCGAGGCGATGCTTCTTCCCAAGAGGGGGCGTGTGGCGTTGATCTCCCAGACGACCCAGCAGGAGGAACGCCTGGCCGCGGTGGCCGCCATTCTGGTGCGCCGGGCCGGAGAGTTGCGCGTCTGCAATACGATTTGCCGTGCTACGATGGAGCGGCAGGATGCGGTGCGTGCGCTGGTGGGCCGCGTCGATGGGGTGGTCCTGATCGGCGGCCGGGAGAGCGCCAACACGGGAAAGCTGAGAAACATCGCTGAGATGAGCGGCTTGGACGTCCTTTGGATAGAGAGCACCGAGGAGCTCGACAGGGGGTGGTTCGAGGGCCGGGAAAGGATTGGTATTGCTGCCGGGGCCAGTACGCCCGAGTGGCTTATCACAGAAATAAGCAACAAAATTGCGAGAATGTAGGCAGTCAAGGGGGCTATGGGTATGGATCAGATGATGGATAAGGATATGGATCAGGTTTTGCAGGGCGAAGGACAGGAGTCTGCCGCTCAGGAAACGATGGAGAGCATGATGGAGCAGTACGACATCTCCGGGCTTCGCAAGGGTGATGTCCGGACCGGTACCGTGATCGCGGAGACGGAGAACGGTTGGCTGGTCGATGTCGGCTACAAGTGCGAGGGCTACCTTCCCGGCAAGGAATGGACGCACCGCATTTTGGTGGGGGATGCGGAGAAACCCCAGAAGGGGGATGACATCGAAGTTCAGGTCATCAATCTTCGGGAGGGCGAGGAGGCGCAGCTCCTGCTCAGCCGCTGGCGGCACGAGTTCGACCGTCGCTGGGCCGAATTTGAAGATTTGCTTGCTCAGAACGAGATCCTTCAGGTCAAGGGGCTCCGCAAGGTCAAGGGCGGCCTGATGGTCGACTGCAATGGCCTTGAGGGCTTTATCCCCATTTCCCACCTCTCCGCCGACGGCAGAGGGGTCAATCTGGGGAATTTCGTTGAGCAGGTTTTTGACGTTAAATTGCTTGAAAAGGATCGCAGAAAGCACCGCATCGTGTTCTCGCGCAAGTCCCTTGTCGAGAAGGAGGCTGCGGAGCTCCGGGCCAAGTTCTACGAGGAGGTCCACGAGGGCGACGTTATCGAGGGAGAGGTCAGCAGCCTGACCGACTTCGGGATCTTTGTCAACGTCGGTGCCGTCGACGGTCTGGTCCACATGAGCGAGATCACCTGGAAGCGCAACGTACGTATCCGGGATACCTTCAAAAAGGGCGACAAGGTCACCGTCAAAGTCATCGGGATCGACAAGGAGAACGACCGTATTTCCCTGAGTATCAAGCAGGTGGAGGGGAACCCCTGGCTGACGGTGGGAGAGCGCATTCATAAGGATGACGTGATGACCGGCGTCGTGACGAACGTCACCGATTTCGGCGCTTTCGTCGAGCTGGAGCCCGGGATCGAGGGGCTCGTGCATATCGGCGACATCAGCTGGGCCCGCATCCGTCACCCCAAGGAGGTCTTCCGCAAGGGACAGGAGGTCCGCATCCTGGTGCTGGATGTGGATACCGAGAAACGCCGAATCAGCTTGGGCTACAAACAGCTGAACGATCCCTGGAAGGACATCGATCAGCGTTACGTCAAGGGCGCCGATATCACGGTCAAGGTGGTTCGCTTGGCGGACTTTGGAGCCTTTGTCGAGGTCGAGGAGGGGGTCGAGGCCCTCATCCACATCTCCCAGCTCAGCACCAAGCGTGTGGAAAAGCCCGGCGATGTTTTGCAGGAGAAGCAGGAGGTTCTGGCCCGAGTCATCGAGGTCAATCCCGAGCAGCGCAGGATGCGCCTTTCCATCAGCGCGCTTGAGGAGCAGGAGCAGCCTGTCCGCCGCAGCGAGGAGCCCCGCAAGCGCGAGGAGCACCGGGAGGACCGGCAGCAGAAGAATGTGCTCGACGAGGTTCCGCAGTACAATCCCTTTGCGGATGCCTTCAAGAACCAGGAGTTCTCCGACAACTAAACCCGGATTGGGAGTACCCCAAAAAGGAGGGAGCGGCCGAGGCCGCTCCCTCCTTTTTGGGGTACTGCGTTCTTGGGCGACTGTAAAAGCCGAAGACGTGCCCTTGGGAATTGCGGATCAGCTGAAGGTACTCCAGGAGAAGCTGTCCATGCCCTTTTCGTCGCTCTCTTTCTGGTAGAGGATACGGGGCATTCCCAGGGTCACCAATCCGGAATGAGGGTCGACGAAGTAATTGCGGGCATCCTCCTCCGGGTCCTCGCCGATGACTGTATTGTCCGGAATATAATTGTGCGAGTCGATAATTGCCCTTTTGATGCGGCAATTTCTGCCGATGACCACGCCTTGGCCGACGATGCTCTCCTCGATGACGCTGCCGGATTGGATAACGCAATTTCGGGACAGGACGGAGCCGGAGACCGTTGCCCCCAGAATACGGCTGCCCTCGGCGGCCAGCACACGGTTGACCGTGCAGTCGTGTCCGCTGGACGGGTAAGAGTAGGAGGGGGGGTCGGCGAAGGACACGGTGCGGATCGGCCAGAGAGGGTTGTAGAGCGTCATCTCGGAGGCGGGGCTCAGCAGTTCCATGTGCGCCTGCCAGTAGGCCTTGAGAGTCCCCACGTCGCGCCAATAAGGCTTGTCCATGCGCCATTGGTGCAACTGCTCGATCTGCGCCGTGGAATGGGGCAGGACGTTGGTGGAGAAGTCGTAGGCGTAGACGCGGGCGTTCTGGGCCACGAGGTTCGGGATGATGTCGCGGCCGAAGTCGTGGCTCGTCGGCTGCTGCGAATCGTCGATAAGCGAGTCCTCAAGAATGTCCCGTTCGAAGATGTAATTTCCCATGGAGACGTAGCTGAACCCCGGCTTGTCGGGAATTTCCGGTGGAATGGCAGGCTTTTCGAGAAACTCGATGATGCGTCCCGTGGCGTCGGTCCTGATGCAGCCGAACTGGCTGGCCTCGAAGACGGGGACGACATTGGCGGCGAGGGTCACGTCCGCCTTCTGCTCGATGTGCCAGGCCAGCATCTGTTCGACGTCCATCTTGTAGATGTGGTCGGCGGCGAAAATGCAGACCCGATCCGCCTTGAAGAGGGAGACGAGGTGCATGTTCTGGAACACGGCATCGGCCGTGCCCTGAAACCAGTGCTCGCCCCGCCACATTTGGGCGGGGACCAGGGTGACGAAGAAATCGCGCCCCCTCAGGGCTCCGCCGAATTGCCAGCCCCGTTCGATGTGCTCGTTCAGGGATTGGCTTTTGAACTGGACCAGGACGTAGACGGCAAAAATCCCGCTGTTGATCAGGTTTGAGAGGGCAAAGTCGATGATGCGGTACTTGGCGGCGAAATAAACGGCCGGCTTCGCCCTGTAGCGCGTCAGCGGCATCAGCCTTTCCCCTTTTCCGCCTGCAAGGACGATCCCCAGCACTCTTCCGTACTTTCCTCCATGCATCATAATCTACCTCTCCTTCCGAGGGAAGATTTCCCTGCCGCATTGCTTACGTAGCTTTCGCCCCACGTGGGAACTTCTCTGCAAAATGTGCGTCCTTATGCCGCCCGTCCCGAAGGGGAGGCGGTGTGTGGGAGGGCGGAGATGCGAAGCGGGAGCCCCACGGCGGGTGCCCGTACCCCAGGTAGGGCTAAAGCAGCGTTTTCCGATAGAGGGCTTTGTAGAGCAGGGCGGACTTGCTCCAGGTAAAATCCTCCTGCATCGCACGAACGCGGATTCTGTCCCAGTCCTCGGCGTCTCGGAAGCGGGCCGTCGCCCTTTGCAGGGCCCAGAGCATGCCGACGGTGTCGCAGGTCTGGAAGGTGAATCCGTTTCCCCCCTCGGGCGAGTCGACATCCGTCACCGTATCCTTGAGGCCTCCGACCTCGCGGACGACCGGTATGGTGCCGTACCTCATGGCGATCATCTGCGACAGCCCGCAGGGCTCGAATACCGATGGCATCAGGAAAATATCTCCTCCTGCGTAGAGGAGGTGGGAAAGGGGCTCGTCGTAGCCCTGGAAGAATCGGAAGATATCGGGATGACGCTCGTTTGCCTGCCGGAGCGCGTTCTCGATCCAGCCGTGCCCGCTGCCCAAAAAGACGAATTTCGCTCCAAGCGTGGGAAGGGTCTCGAGTGCGGACAGGATAAGCGTGAAGCCCTTCTGCTCCACGAGCCGGGATACGCAGACCACCACGGGCTCCTGCGATTGCGGGGCGAAGCCGGCCCTATTCAGCAGTTCCTCGCGTGCCCGGGCCTTGCCCTTGAGGTTTTTGGCCGAGAACCTCTCGGGGAGGTGCCGGTCCGTGTCCGGATTCCAGTAGTCCGTGTCGATTCCGTTGAGAATGCCGGACAGCTTGTGGCGCTGTTTGTAGATGACCCCGGAGAGCTCTTGTGTGGATTCGTAGGTCTGAATCTCCTGGGCGTAGCGCGGCGACACGGTCGTCACCGCGTTGGCGGCGACAATGGCCCCCTTCAGCAGGTTGACCTGACCGTAGAACTCCATGGCCTCCATGTTGAAGCTCCAGGGTTCGAGCCCGGAGGCCTCCATGAAGGGTTCCCGCTCGAGAATCCCCTGGTGGGCGACGTTGTGAAGTGTGATGATGCTTCTGCCCCCGACGTGCCGATAATGACGGTGCCAGGCCAGAGCGCAGGGCAGAAAGGCGCTGGTCCAGTCGTGGCAGTGGTAGAGATCGGGCTTCCACTTGAGGATCCGATGGAGCTCCAGGGCCTGCATGCAGAATATGGCGAAGGGGGACGCGGTCCGGGAGTCGAGATGCCAGGGGTACATGTCCCCCATGTAATCCTCCGACCTCAAAAAATAGACGGGAACGTCCTCCACCTCGGTCTTGACGACCTCGGCGTCCCGGATCCTCCAATCGTGGGCGGCACAAACCCGCTCCGGCAAAACGGTCGTCTTGAGGCCGGAGGCGAAGACTCGGTCCAACACCCCCGGCCACGCGGGAGTTACGACGCGAACGTCCACCCCCGCCCGCCGCAGAGCCTTGGGCAGGGAGCCGGCGACGTCGCCCAGGCCGCCGACCTTGGAGAAGGGGGCGTACTCCGTCGAGACGAAGAGCACCCTGATCGTGGTGCCGGTCTCGCCCATGTCCTCACATCCCTCTGAAATCGATGGAGTAGGCTTTGGATGCGTACTCGCGCACCACCCGATGCGTGTTGAAGAAACTGGCGTTCAGCGCGATGGTGTGCCGCATCATGTCCACCCACTTGTCGTGATTCTCGTAATAGGTGGGGATGATCTTCCGCTCCAGTTTGTTGTAGAGGTCGATGGCGTCGAGCGATTCATCGTAGTGCTCGAAAGGGGTCTCTCCGTTCGGTTCGGGGCCGATGGACCAGCCCGTTACGTCCTCGATCCAACCCTCGATCCACCATCCGTCAAGCACGGAAAAATTCATGATCCCGTTCATGGTGCATTTCATCCCACTCGTGCCGCTGGCCTCGCGCGGGCGTATGGGGGTATTGAGCCAGAGATCGACGCCCTGGGTGAGCAGGGAGGCAATCTCCATGTTGTAGTTGTCGATGAAGACGATGGGAATGGACTCCTCCAGGTCGCGCGCCACCTTGCGGATTTTCTGGAGCAGCGCCTTCCCTCCGTTGTCGCTGGGATGGGACTTCCCGGCGAAGATGAACTGCACTTTGTTCCCCCCGGCCACCTCCATGAACCGCTTGAGGTCGGAGAAGAGCAGGTCGGCCCTCTTGTAGGTGGCGGCACGGCGCGCAAAGCCCAACGTGAGCACCTCGGGGTCCAGCTGTTTGCCGGTCGTCTCCAGGACCCGTGCGAACAGACGCAGCTTGGAGGCCTGGTGTGCGGCCCAGAGGTCCTGCTTGGGGATCGTCAGGGCCTGGACCAGGCGGCCGGGGTCCTGCTCCCAGCCGGGAATATGACGGTTGTAGAGCTTCCGCATTCCGGAGCTGACCCAGGTCGTGGGGTGGATTCCGTTGGTGACCCAGTCCACGGTCTCCATTCGGAACATGGCGTTGCTCACCTCGGCGTGCTTTTTTGCGACGCCGTTGACGTAGCGGCTGTACTTCAATCCCAGCTCGGTCATGGAGACCCCGGGGACATCGGGCATCATGCGCCTGAGCGTGCTCAGCGCCTCCGCGGGAAAGACCCTGTCGATCAGGCCGAACTCGAAATAATCGTGTCCCGCCGGGACCGGCGTGTGCGTCGTGAACACGACCTGCTCGCGAATCTTGTCGGGATCGTAATAGCCCTGTTCGCGCATGAGTTCGAGGGTGAGGAATCCCGCGTGTCCCTCGTTGAGATGGAAGGTCTCGATGTTCATGTATCCCAGGTCCCGCAGCATACGCAGCCCGCCGACCCCCAGGATGAACTCCTGACACAGGCGGTAGCAGTTGTCCCCTCCGTAGAGATACCAGCAGAGCTTGCGGTCGTCGGGGTGGTTGGGTTCGAAGTCGGTGTCCAGAAAGTAGACGGGCAGAGGGTAGCCGGTCGCTCCGATGATCTCGTAGACCCAAACGCCCACCTGAATCTCTCTCCCCTGCAGGTTGATCAGGACGCGGTTTGGCAACAGGGTCAGTTCATGGGAGGGGTTCCACTGTACGGGCTTCTCCTTCTGCCAGTCGTCGGCATTGAACTCCTGAACGAAGTAGCCCTTGCGATAGAGCAGCGTGACCCCCGCCATGGGGACGCCGAGATCGGCCGCACTTTTCAGGATGTCTCCTGCAAGGACCCCCAGGCCCCCCGAATAGGTGGGGATGGACTCCTTCAGTCCCACCTCCATGGAAAAATAGGCCAGCGGCCTGAAGGCCGGATCGTTCTCCATCAGGCTTCTGAGGGAATAGCCGAGGTCGCTGCGATGCAGTCGTTGTATCATCTTACGTGTTGCTCCTTTCCGGGTACGGGTGCGGCCCGTCGGCCATGCTCTTCGTACTGAATTATCTCATAAATATGCTTTTCGGGACAACCTGCGTGGAATCTCCGCGGCTTGGGATCATGCCCTGCCGTAGAGATCGGTCAGCGTGCGGATGCGGGCCGCGAGGCGCTCGTCGGCCTGAGCGGGCGTCAGGCGCCACGTCCAGTTGCCGGTGGGGGTCGAAGGGACGTTGATTCGCCCGGACGAGTTCAGCTCCAGGTGGTCCTGCATCGGCACCACGGCGGTCTCCGCGACGGAGGCCATGGCCATGCGGACCATGTCCCGCGCGACGGTCTGCCGATTCGCCTCGTGCCCGAGGTAGAGGGACAAATTGGCGAGCTCCCGGGACGAGGCGTCCTCCTCGAA
This genomic window contains:
- a CDS encoding glycogen synthase, producing MGETGTTIRVLFVSTEYAPFSKVGGLGDVAGSLPKALRRAGVDVRVVTPAWPGVLDRVFASGLKTTVLPERVCAAHDWRIRDAEVVKTEVEDVPVYFLRSEDYMGDMYPWHLDSRTASPFAIFCMQALELHRILKWKPDLYHCHDWTSAFLPCALAWHRHYRHVGGRSIITLHNVAHQGILEREPFMEASGLEPWSFNMEAMEFYGQVNLLKGAIVAANAVTTVSPRYAQEIQTYESTQELSGVIYKQRHKLSGILNGIDTDYWNPDTDRHLPERFSAKNLKGKARAREELLNRAGFAPQSQEPVVVCVSRLVEQKGFTLILSALETLPTLGAKFVFLGSGHGWIENALRQANERHPDIFRFFQGYDEPLSHLLYAGGDIFLMPSVFEPCGLSQMIAMRYGTIPVVREVGGLKDTVTDVDSPEGGNGFTFQTCDTVGMLWALQRATARFRDAEDWDRIRVRAMQEDFTWSKSALLYKALYRKTLL
- the glgP gene encoding alpha-glucan family phosphorylase, whose translation is MIQRLHRSDLGYSLRSLMENDPAFRPLAYFSMEVGLKESIPTYSGGLGVLAGDILKSAADLGVPMAGVTLLYRKGYFVQEFNADDWQKEKPVQWNPSHELTLLPNRVLINLQGREIQVGVWVYEIIGATGYPLPVYFLDTDFEPNHPDDRKLCWYLYGGDNCYRLCQEFILGVGGLRMLRDLGYMNIETFHLNEGHAGFLTLELMREQGYYDPDKIREQVVFTTHTPVPAGHDYFEFGLIDRVFPAEALSTLRRMMPDVPGVSMTELGLKYSRYVNGVAKKHAEVSNAMFRMETVDWVTNGIHPTTWVSSGMRKLYNRHIPGWEQDPGRLVQALTIPKQDLWAAHQASKLRLFARVLETTGKQLDPEVLTLGFARRAATYKRADLLFSDLKRFMEVAGGNKVQFIFAGKSHPSDNGGKALLQKIRKVARDLEESIPIVFIDNYNMEIASLLTQGVDLWLNTPIRPREASGTSGMKCTMNGIMNFSVLDGWWIEGWIEDVTGWSIGPEPNGETPFEHYDESLDAIDLYNKLERKIIPTYYENHDKWVDMMRHTIALNASFFNTHRVVREYASKAYSIDFRGM
- the ispH gene encoding 4-hydroxy-3-methylbut-2-enyl diphosphate reductase — encoded protein: MKQIVMAERAGFCFGVKRAVDAILEALTGNPEREVWTIGMPIHNPQEVARLKNMGLRVAEEVSEVPPGVKVLIRAHGESRAVLRELREKNVCVIDTTCPFVRRAQDLANSLSDEGYHIVLLGDRNHPEIRSIMGYVDGGLDVVVDEAEAMLLPKRGRVALISQTTQQEERLAAVAAILVRRAGELRVCNTICRATMERQDAVRALVGRVDGVVLIGGRESANTGKLRNIAEMSGLDVLWIESTEELDRGWFEGRERIGIAAGASTPEWLITEISNKIARM
- the glgC gene encoding glucose-1-phosphate adenylyltransferase produces the protein MMHGGKYGRVLGIVLAGGKGERLMPLTRYRAKPAVYFAAKYRIIDFALSNLINSGIFAVYVLVQFKSQSLNEHIERGWQFGGALRGRDFFVTLVPAQMWRGEHWFQGTADAVFQNMHLVSLFKADRVCIFAADHIYKMDVEQMLAWHIEQKADVTLAANVVPVFEASQFGCIRTDATGRIIEFLEKPAIPPEIPDKPGFSYVSMGNYIFERDILEDSLIDDSQQPTSHDFGRDIIPNLVAQNARVYAYDFSTNVLPHSTAQIEQLHQWRMDKPYWRDVGTLKAYWQAHMELLSPASEMTLYNPLWPIRTVSFADPPSYSYPSSGHDCTVNRVLAAEGSRILGATVSGSVLSRNCVIQSGSVIEESIVGQGVVIGRNCRIKRAIIDSHNYIPDNTVIGEDPEEDARNYFVDPHSGLVTLGMPRILYQKESDEKGMDSFSWSTFS
- a CDS encoding IS3 family transposase (programmed frameshift) translates to MRGGSAVKNKGNRYSSKLKAEVALRACREDRTLAELSSEYGVSAMQISRWKKTLLERAGELFESKSPLDIEKVTDPLYKEIGRLKMDVEWLKKKGEELNAAERRSFIDPSDPEFSLRRQCSLLGLSRSGYYQSLLPSLESDANEELMKRIDQQYTRTPFYGSRRMTLCLQGQGYRVNRKRIVRLMRKMGLEGQSPGPSTSKAQPGHKVYPYLLRGFEVTSVNQVWSTDITYIPLRQGFMYLSAVMDWYSRYVLSWELSNTLCIGFCMRALERALRRGKPEIFNTDQGSQFTSKEFTSRLESQSIRISMDGRGRALDNIFVERLWRSLKYECIYLNAYENVPELLEGLRCWFRFYNEERPHTSLPGKATPLMIYEKRLIS
- a CDS encoding S1 RNA-binding domain-containing protein; protein product: MDQMMDKDMDQVLQGEGQESAAQETMESMMEQYDISGLRKGDVRTGTVIAETENGWLVDVGYKCEGYLPGKEWTHRILVGDAEKPQKGDDIEVQVINLREGEEAQLLLSRWRHEFDRRWAEFEDLLAQNEILQVKGLRKVKGGLMVDCNGLEGFIPISHLSADGRGVNLGNFVEQVFDVKLLEKDRRKHRIVFSRKSLVEKEAAELRAKFYEEVHEGDVIEGEVSSLTDFGIFVNVGAVDGLVHMSEITWKRNVRIRDTFKKGDKVTVKVIGIDKENDRISLSIKQVEGNPWLTVGERIHKDDVMTGVVTNVTDFGAFVELEPGIEGLVHIGDISWARIRHPKEVFRKGQEVRILVLDVDTEKRRISLGYKQLNDPWKDIDQRYVKGADITVKVVRLADFGAFVEVEEGVEALIHISQLSTKRVEKPGDVLQEKQEVLARVIEVNPEQRRMRLSISALEEQEQPVRRSEEPRKREEHREDRQQKNVLDEVPQYNPFADAFKNQEFSDN
- the miaA gene encoding tRNA (adenosine(37)-N6)-dimethylallyltransferase MiaA: MDFSRCREAVDIFPVGTRRPVVALIGPTAIGKTALSLDLAERLGAEVISVDSRQVYRYMDVGTDKIAVSKRRRIPHHAVDVVDPDEVFTVADFVSLALQAVSRIGARGRVPLFVGGTPFYYNALFHAALNASLPHDPEVRRRYEELASLEGAGALHGRLAEVDAATAGRLHPNDVRRVVRALELWTLTGTPPSRLYDEGKKKDSGLDVLYIGLNRPRPELFERIALRVRQQFASGYPEEVTWLIEHGFDERFPSMQGFGYRELAAWYRGKLTLDAALEGDISRTRAFCRRQMTWFGKFRPALWYDTSTLSASDLEGRVVEAALRHLEGARGAE